Proteins encoded within one genomic window of Humulus lupulus chromosome 1, drHumLupu1.1, whole genome shotgun sequence:
- the LOC133790956 gene encoding chitinase 10 — MAFSNSFSIYLVLLIVIAVIVNGGGVDATRSSRRVAPRSNCISSLISKQLFDSLFLHKDDAACPAKNFYSYDSFLTATKSFPSFGSAGPLLTRKREIAAFLAQVSHETTGGWATAPDGPYSWGLCFKEEVSPGSNYCDSDNTQWPCYPGKSYKGRGPIQLSWNYNYGPAGKALGFDGLKNPEVVANNSVIAFKTALWFWTTPQSPKPSCHDVMVGKYVPTLADVAANRTAGFGLVTNIINGGLECGIVNDGRVNDRIGFFKRYTEVFGVDTGPNLDCEHQKPFA, encoded by the coding sequence ATGGCTTTCTCCAATTCCTTTTCCATTTATCTCGTCCTTCTCATAGTAATAGCAGTAATAGTCAACGGTGGCGGTGTTGACGCAACTCGATCATCAAGAAGAGTTGCGCCACGTTCTAACTGCATCTCCTCTTTGATCTCAAAGCAACTCTTCGATAGTTTATTTCTTCACAAGGACGACGCTGCATGTCCAGCTAAAAACTTCTACTCCTACGACTCCTTCCTTACAGCCACCAAGAGTTTTCCTTCTTTCGGCTCCGCCGGACCCTTACTCACCCGCAAGCGCGAAATCGCAGCCTTTCTCGCTCAGGTCTCCCACGAGACCACTGGCGGCTGGGCCACCGCCCCCGACGGCCCCTACTCGTGGGGTTTGTGTTTCAAGGAAGAGGTGAGCCCCGGCAGCAACTACTGCGACTCCGACAACACCCAATGGCCCTGCTACCCCGGCAAGTCTTACAAGGGCCGTGGACCAATTCAACTCTCTTGGAACTACAATTATGGTCCCGCCGGTAAGGCTTTGGGCTTCGACGGGTTAAAGAACCCGGAAGTGGTTGCTAATAACTCCGTCATTGCTTTTAAGACTGCCCTTTGGTTCTGGACGACCCCCCAGAGCCCGAAGCCGTCTTGTCACGACGTCATGGTCGGGAAATACGTGCCCACCTTGGCTGACGTCGCGGCTAACCGGACGGCGGGGTTCGGGCTGGTGACTAATATCATAAATGGAGGACTCGAGTGTGGGATAGTGAACGATGGCCGGGTGAACGATAGGATTGGGTTCTTTAAAAGATATACGGAGGTCTTCGGAGTTGATACCGGGCCTAATCTAGAC
- the LOC133790931 gene encoding protein S-acyltransferase 18 translates to MIITRRHGWQRPLHPLQIVGMAIFSFLVVAFYAFLGLFLGNRTAEITVTTLFSVVSLSVMGLFIRCTAINPTDKTGVRKKRTKKNTKSQIKLNYGFILGQIVLRFFRRVEKKILRSFIRRKYLDPWSTSSDHLDPFLPFPLVLKDDAAVNTPNPNQDDISFCQLCDMEVKKRSKHCRTCNRCVEGFDHHCRWLNNCVGKRNYTTFILLMVFVLLMLIMEGGTAVAIFVRCFTDNHGLEKELEQKLYVKFPREVLATISLLLLLMTAYGSAALGQLFFFHVVLIRKGIRTYDYILAMKEENQFAELDPFDDSDISSDDSTEFDSPEKATFVSRFICRGQGLNQNNKNLSIRIEGDPGPSLLANKQGFRVGINPWKLIKLSKEKALRAAERARERIVKQKPMMEQGPLKPLPSETKCGPLMNKQINVPDTGSGLTPLISNGRLAGSPGRFSSPRRRFSCPPSTISAILASPQHKYRSNFDLKLTDVSKELETYISRQVLCSVIKEDGSQPSPR, encoded by the exons ATGATTATTACCAGACGCCATGGTTGGCAACGCCCTCTCCACCCTTTGCAG ATCGTGGGAATGGCAATTTTCAGCTTCCTGGTGGTGGCATTCTACGCTTTCCTGGGTCTTTTTCTTGGAAACAGAACTGCAGAAATCACTGTCACCACACTCTTCTCCGTTGTG TCTCTTTCAGTGATGGGTCTATTCATAAGGTGCACTGCCATCAACCCAACTGATAAAACAGGCGTTAGGAAGAAGAGGACTAAGAAAAATACCAAATCCCAGATCAAGCTCAACTATGGCTTCATTCTGGGTCAGATTGTTTTAAGATTCTTTAGGAGAGTGGAGAAGAAGATCCTCAGGTCCTTCATTAGGAGGAAGTATCTGGATCCATGGAGTACTAGCTCTGATCATTTGGACCCATTTCTCCCTTTCCCTCTTGTCCTCAAGGATGATGCAGCTGTCAACACTCCCAATCCAAACCAAGACGACATCTCCTTTTGCCAGCTCTGTGACATGGAG GTCAAAAAACGTAGCAAGCACTGCCGCACCTGCAACCGATGTGTGGAAGGCTTTGATCACCATTGCAGG TGGTTAAACAACTGCGTCGGCAAAAGGAATTACACAACATTCATTCTTCTAATGGTTTTTGTATTGTTGATG CTAATCATGGAAGGAGGAACTGCTGTTGCCATATTTGTTAGATGTTTTACAGACAATCATGGATTAGAGAAGGAGCTAGAGCAGAAGCTCTATGTAAAGTTCCCAAGAGAGGTTCTTGCCACCATATCA CTTTTGTTGCTTTTGATGACGGCTTATGGTTCAGCAGCATTAGGACAACTCTTTTTCTTTCATGTGGTTCTCATAAGGAAG GGAATACGAACATATGACTATATACTGGCAATGAAAGAGGAGAACCAATTTGCAGAATTAGATCCCTTTGATGATTCGGATATCTCTTCAGATGATAGCACTGAATTTGATTCACCAGAAAAGGCAACGTTTGTATCCCGGTTTATATGCAGAGGACAAGGGCTGAACCAG AATAACAAAAATTTGTCCATAAGAATAGAAGGTGATCCCGGGCCATCTCTTTTAGCCAACAAACAAGGCTTCCGGGTTGGTATCAACCCCTGGAAACTTATAAAGCTGAGCAAAGAGAAAGCTTTACGAGCAGCTGAGAGAGCAAGGGAAAGGATTGTAAAACAGAAGCCAATGATGGAGCAGGGTCCATTGAAACCACTGCCTTCGGAAACAAAATGTGGACCGCTGATGAACAAACAGATAAATGTTCCAGATACAGGATCTGGTTTGACACCTCTAATTTCTAATGGTAGGCTTGCAGGATCCCCAGGAAGGTTTTCAAGCCCAAGAAGGAGATTTTCTTGCCCTCCATCTACCATTTCTGCCATTTTGGCATCACCACAGCACAAGTACAGAAGCAATTTTGACTTGAAATTGACAGATGTGTCCAAGGAGCTTGAGACCTACATTTCAAGGCAGGTTTTATGTTCTGTTATAAAGGAGGATGGGAGTCAGCCATCCCCAAGATAG